One genomic segment of Thermostichus vulcanus str. 'Rupite' includes these proteins:
- a CDS encoding MotA/TolQ/ExbB proton channel family protein, with the protein MDTVLQLLIRGWYFSIPLLMFSVFSVACCIERGLFWWKVTHRQEEIVRQALSQYRRNPRAAQYLLEQNADLPIARIFLAGLDLNEASPEDFKLALETALAAEVPLLKRFNTVFDTVITIAPFLGLLGTVTGIIQILSSIQLGDIGGTDTQGVGQGIAEALYSTAFGLIVAIPTLLISNTFRSLYLRQLSKIQEYGGELELLHRQRQELQAQQSSQRPYIKPGPTSGSTIPPYSSLEQSVQEPYANPGREF; encoded by the coding sequence ATGGATACGGTTTTACAGTTATTGATCCGGGGTTGGTACTTCTCGATCCCGCTGCTGATGTTCTCGGTCTTCTCAGTGGCCTGCTGTATCGAGCGGGGCCTGTTTTGGTGGAAAGTCACCCACCGACAAGAGGAGATAGTGCGCCAAGCTTTGAGTCAGTACCGCCGCAATCCGCGTGCTGCTCAGTACCTGCTGGAGCAAAATGCCGATCTTCCCATTGCGCGGATTTTTTTGGCGGGTTTAGACCTGAACGAAGCTAGCCCGGAAGATTTTAAGTTGGCTCTAGAAACCGCCTTGGCTGCAGAGGTACCTCTGTTGAAGCGGTTTAATACGGTCTTTGATACGGTGATCACCATCGCACCCTTTTTGGGTCTGTTGGGCACCGTTACGGGCATCATCCAGATTCTCAGCTCCATCCAGTTGGGGGATATTGGTGGTACCGATACGCAGGGGGTAGGGCAGGGGATTGCCGAAGCCCTTTACTCAACGGCATTTGGGTTGATCGTTGCCATTCCCACGTTGCTGATTTCCAACACCTTCCGCTCTCTCTACCTGCGGCAACTCTCCAAAATTCAAGAGTACGGTGGCGAGTTGGAGTTGCTGCATCGGCAACGGCAGGAGCTGCAAGCCCAACAGTCTTCTCAGCGGCCCTACATCAAACCCGGCCCCACCAGTGGCTCGACCATTCCCCCTTACTCGTCCCTTGAGCAATCGGTACAGGAGCCTTATGCGAATCCCGGAAGAGAATTTTAG
- a CDS encoding ExbD/TolR family protein, which translates to MRIPEENFRPAEINIVPLIDVIFSILVFFVIASLVLTRSEALDVNLPDATTAETRIQPDVTVSVTAEGEIAVNQETIADVSGLIPAVERILAEKTGEGRRLVVINADLALSHGKVVEVMDALQRVPNVSLAIAARRPSSGS; encoded by the coding sequence ATGCGAATCCCGGAAGAGAATTTTAGACCCGCCGAGATCAACATCGTGCCCTTGATCGATGTCATCTTCTCGATCTTGGTCTTTTTCGTGATTGCCAGCTTGGTGCTCACCCGTTCGGAAGCCCTGGATGTCAATCTACCAGATGCGACTACGGCAGAAACTCGCATTCAACCGGATGTAACCGTGAGTGTGACGGCTGAGGGCGAGATCGCGGTTAACCAGGAAACCATTGCTGATGTATCGGGTTTGATCCCAGCCGTGGAGCGGATCCTGGCGGAAAAAACTGGTGAAGGCCGGCGCCTAGTGGTGATCAATGCCGACTTAGCGCTGTCTCACGGCAAAGTGGTAGAGGTGATGGATGCCCTGCAACGGGTGCCCAATGTCAGCTTGGCGATTGCGGCTCGTCGGCCTAGCAGTGGCAGTTGA
- the argF gene encoding ornithine carbamoyltransferase — MNLAGRDLLKLSDLTPAELLALLTQAAELKRDPYRVDLRGRVLGLLFQKASTRTRVSFTAAMAQCGGSTIDLLPTVMQVSRGEPLQDTARVLSRYLDVIAIRTYEQKELEAFADYADIPVINALTDQFHPCQILADLLTIQETFGQLAGLTLAYCGDGNNVAHSLMLGCAMSGIHIRVATPAGYEPDPGVVQQARTLARNSNSEVQVLQDPQEAVSGSQVVYTDVWASMGQEAEAEARQAKFLPYQVNADLMKRADPEAIVLHCLPAHREEEITTEVLEGSQSRVWEQAENRLHAQKALLVQLLGAE, encoded by the coding sequence ATGAATTTGGCTGGACGGGATCTGCTCAAACTCAGTGACCTCACCCCGGCGGAGCTATTGGCTTTGCTGACGCAGGCGGCTGAGCTGAAACGGGATCCCTATCGGGTGGATCTGCGGGGTCGCGTGTTGGGGTTGTTGTTCCAAAAGGCTTCCACCCGCACTCGCGTCAGTTTCACAGCGGCTATGGCCCAATGTGGCGGGAGCACAATCGATTTATTGCCCACCGTCATGCAGGTGAGTCGGGGAGAACCGCTACAGGATACGGCCCGGGTGCTCTCCCGCTACTTGGATGTGATCGCCATCCGCACCTATGAACAGAAAGAGCTAGAAGCCTTCGCCGACTACGCCGATATTCCGGTGATCAACGCCCTCACCGATCAGTTCCATCCTTGTCAGATTTTGGCGGATCTGCTCACCATTCAGGAAACCTTTGGCCAGTTGGCGGGCTTGACCTTGGCCTATTGTGGCGATGGCAACAATGTTGCCCATTCCCTGATGTTGGGCTGTGCCATGAGTGGCATCCATATTCGAGTGGCGACACCGGCAGGCTATGAACCGGATCCAGGGGTAGTGCAGCAAGCCCGTACTTTGGCCCGTAATTCTAATTCTGAGGTGCAGGTCTTACAGGATCCCCAGGAGGCCGTCTCGGGATCTCAGGTGGTCTACACCGATGTTTGGGCCAGTATGGGACAAGAAGCGGAAGCCGAAGCCCGCCAAGCCAAGTTTTTGCCCTACCAAGTGAATGCCGACTTAATGAAACGGGCGGATCCCGAGGCAATTGTGTTGCATTGCTTGCCTGCCCACCGCGAAGAGGAGATCACCACAGAAGTTTTGGAGGGATCCCAGTCGCGGGTCTGGGAGCAAGCAGAAAATCGGTTACACGCACAGAAGGCATTACTGGTGCAGTTGCTGGGAGCTGAATGA
- a CDS encoding gamma-glutamyl-gamma-aminobutyrate hydrolase family protein — protein sequence MKGTPPLSDRPLIGITTRNRNDEGNFIAPGRYIDAIRAAGGIPVLFPPGESEPQVLLSLVDGLVLTGGGDLCPSTYGEDPEHPKVRYVNSERDRFEVALAEAVMMQGIPVLGICRGMQLLNVVSGGKLIPHIPDVYDELDHFNPEDRKPIRHKVSLLNSTRLQQIIGAQEISVVSWHHQAICDVPAGWRLSACSTDELIEAIEHETHPWAVAVQWHPEFTFEEAEHFRLFQAFVQAARQFSPRLMSQVTPQVA from the coding sequence ATGAAAGGAACACCGCCTCTCTCGGATCGACCACTGATCGGCATTACCACTCGCAATCGTAACGACGAGGGCAACTTTATCGCGCCGGGCCGTTACATCGACGCCATTCGAGCTGCCGGCGGGATCCCCGTCCTCTTTCCTCCAGGCGAGAGTGAACCCCAGGTTTTGTTGTCTTTGGTGGATGGATTGGTGTTGACGGGGGGTGGCGATCTCTGCCCCAGCACCTATGGTGAGGATCCAGAACATCCCAAAGTGCGCTATGTCAACTCAGAACGGGATCGGTTTGAGGTGGCGCTAGCTGAAGCGGTGATGATGCAAGGGATCCCTGTGTTGGGCATTTGTCGGGGGATGCAGTTGTTGAATGTGGTCAGTGGGGGCAAGCTGATCCCGCACATACCGGATGTGTACGATGAGTTGGATCATTTCAACCCCGAAGATCGCAAGCCGATTCGACACAAAGTCAGCCTTCTCAACTCAACCCGACTGCAGCAAATCATCGGTGCTCAGGAAATCTCGGTAGTATCTTGGCATCATCAGGCCATTTGTGATGTACCGGCGGGGTGGCGTTTGTCCGCTTGCTCTACTGATGAGCTGATTGAGGCGATCGAGCACGAAACCCACCCTTGGGCAGTCGCCGTGCAGTGGCACCCGGAGTTTACCTTTGAAGAGGCGGAGCATTTTCGTTTGTTTCAAGCATTTGTGCAGGCAGCCCGTCAGTTTTCGCCACGCTTGATGAGCCAGGTAACACCCCAGGTGGCCTAG